The window GCGGTCCACGGCTGGGGCGGATCGGCGCTCTCACGCGCCTGTCGATAGGCATCGAAAGCAGCTATCGCCTCCTGGTAGTGCCCCAGGAGCATGTTGGACCGGCCCAGGAAGAAGTTGAGCTCCGGATCCCTGGCACCGGTCTGGATCGCGCGCTGCAATTCCACGATCGCCGAATCATGGGCATTCAAGAGGTAGTACACCGTGGCGATGTTCTTGGCCACCAGCACCGGATCGGCGTTCGGGTCGACGACGCGCACTTTGCGGTAGAGCGACAGTGCCGCCTTGTAGAAGCTCTGCGCCTCGGGACCGGGGCGGCTCTGCGCGGCAATCATGTAGATGTTGGCCAGCTTGAAGTACGCTTCGTGATAGGTGGAATCCCGTTCCAACAGGGTGATCAGAAGCGGCTTGGCATCGTTCAATCGCCGCAGTTGATAATAGGTGTCGGCCAGACGGTACATGACATCAAGACGGCTGGAATCCCTCGCCAAGACCGCCTCGTACTCACTGGCGGCCAACGGGTAGACCTGCCCGCGGAAATACGCGTCCCCCAGCGCCACCCGATACTCGACATTGTCTTCATCGTCGAAGCGCGCCCCCAAGAGCCACTCCTGCGCCTTGGAAAAGCTGTCCATCGCCAAGGCGGCCTGGCCGAGCATGTGTTTGTAGACAGCCGCTTGCTTGGGGTCTTTGGTTTTCGACAGGACCTTGGCCAGGAGAGGGTCGACGTCCGCCGGTCGGTCGAGCTTGATCAGCGCCCGCGCCAGTGCCGTGAAGACTTCCGGCTCCTGATACTTCTTCTCCCGGGCCTGATTCATCGACGCTTCCGCTTCCGTCCAGTTTCCCTTGCCTGCTTGGGCCGCCCCTAGCAGGTAGAACGCCTCACCGGAGGATTCGCCGGCCGCCATCAACGGTTGCAGGAGCGCCAAGGCCTGGTCATAGTCGCCCGCTGCCAGAGCCGCCCGGACCGGCGTCAAATCGGCCTTGGCCGCCCAAACCAGAGATGCGGCACAGACGAGGACCGCGAGCATGACACCCGCGAGAATCCTCCGTCCTTGTGTCGAAGCCGTCATCATCCTCAAGCCGCACCGCGACATAAGACAGTTATTTTCTCCCAGGCCGGCCTCAGAGTCAAGTGGATTCTCGTTCGGAGGGCGAATGCTTGACGCCAGAGCGTCCCCACCCCATCCGGCCAAGCTGCGACAACAAGGTCCGCACGACGGCATATCCGATCACCACCCACCCGAGAGTCCGGCCGGACGCCCCTCCGATCTGGGGCTGTTTCCAGACCAGCCAGGCACCCAACACCAGCAGAAAGACGGCGAAGCCCCAACGCCAGACCGCCAGAGGGTCGACTCGGCGCCGGCCATCATTTGCCCTCGATGGTCCCCTTCTCACCACCCTCCC of the Candidatus Zixiibacteriota bacterium genome contains:
- a CDS encoding tetratricopeptide repeat protein, yielding MLAVLVCAASLVWAAKADLTPVRAALAAGDYDQALALLQPLMAAGESSGEAFYLLGAAQAGKGNWTEAEASMNQAREKKYQEPEVFTALARALIKLDRPADVDPLLAKVLSKTKDPKQAAVYKHMLGQAALAMDSFSKAQEWLLGARFDDEDNVEYRVALGDAYFRGQVYPLAASEYEAVLARDSSRLDVMYRLADTYYQLRRLNDAKPLLITLLERDSTYHEAYFKLANIYMIAAQSRPGPEAQSFYKAALSLYRKVRVVDPNADPVLVAKNIATVYYLLNAHDSAIVELQRAIQTGARDPELNFFLGRSNMLLGHYQEAIAAFDAYRQARESADPPQPWTASDAELFWRTAVCMEALKDSTLLPQIVDNYRRAAELDPNDDRSIGGLALSLHKLGRYAEAAVEFEKLVVRHTDDARTLFNAALPYLQSDNNEKAVEYLLRSAASDTTADASFRLKAYKLVGPRLIKMQRVADAQTAYKWLMEREPGVCDHVQWSGFTYFAQKNYPAAVPVLRRALKCFEATGENPCRANELRWWLAYALYETGEKDESYKLLEKVVQCDPKNNDAKNLRDRIDEEIVEKK